One segment of Pogoniulus pusillus isolate bPogPus1 chromosome 26, bPogPus1.pri, whole genome shotgun sequence DNA contains the following:
- the TM4SF18 gene encoding transmembrane 4 L6 family member 18: protein MALEACGSCLSCLLIPLALWSIVVNVLLYFPNGKASHAASYQLPNYVWYFEGICFSGVLILLLAVILIALEGNVFYRCCQSESCNKTYRSFISIVLALLGVAFSGYGCIIFTLGLIQGPFCNSSSGWDYIFKGTSGGYLTDYPSWSQCTEPPNIVEWNIILLSILIALSGLQLIICFLKVTAELKRTLCGTYSVFVQGNIL, encoded by the exons ATGGCTCTAGAGGCATGTGGAAGCTGTTTGAGTTGTCTGCTGATACCTCTTGCCCTTTGGAGTATTGTTGTTAACGTCCTTTTATACTTCCCTAATGGGAAGGCTTCACATGCTGCCAGCTACCAGCTGCCCAACTACGTGTGGTATTTTGAAGGGATCTGTTTCTCAGGCGTGCTG ATCCTCCTGCTGGCAGTCATTCTAATAGCACTGGAGGGAAACGTGTTCTATCGGTGCTGCCAGAGTGAGAgctgcaacaaaacctacagG AGTTTTATCTCAATTGTGCTAGCCCTGCTTGGAGTTGCTTTCTCTGGATACGGTTGCATCATTTTTACCTTGGGGTTGATCCAAGGCCCCTTCTGCAATTCATCGAGTGGATGGGATTATATCTTCAAAGGCACATCTGGAGG GTACCTCACAGATTATCCTTCTTGGTCTCAGTGCACTGAACCTCCTAACATAGTGGAGTGGAACATCATTTTACTCTCTATCCTGATAGCACTCAGTGGACTGCAGCTGATCATTTGTTTTCTCAAAGTGACTGCTGAGCTGAAACGGACACTCTGTGGGACCTACTCTGTGTTTGTCCAG GGCAATATTCTCTGA
- the LOC135186747 gene encoding transmembrane 4 L6 family member 1-like isoform X1, which yields MCFGRYTRCVGYKLLILALLSIVANVLLYFPNGETRFASEHRLGRYVECLHGILGGGFLVLIPAVVFIALHKDGCFGYDDCGKSCVVLSSVLAALIGLIGSGYCIIISALGLSHGPYCYTHPGRNWIYPFTESSGGYLFEYNRWSVCQEPQNIVQWNITLFSILLVLGAIEFILCFIQIINGIVGGLQGACCSHEETYGC from the exons ATGTGTTTTGGAAGGTATACTAGATGTGTTGGGTACAAGTTGCTCATCCTTGCCTTGCTCAGCATCGTGGCCaatgttttgctttattttcccaATGGTGAAACAAGATTTGCTTCAGAGCATCGTCTTGGCAGATACGTGGAGTGTCTTCATGGCATTCTAGGTGGAGGCTTCCTG GTGCTCATCCCAGCTGTGGTGTTCATTGCACTCCACAAGGACGGCTGCTTTGGCTATGACGACTGTGGGAAGAGCTGTGTG GTGCTGTCCTCAGTTCTGGCAGCCCTAATTGGACTCATTGGTTCTGGCTACTGTATCATCATTTCAGCACTTGGCTTGTCTCATGGACCATATTGTTATACCCACCCAGGAAGAAACTGGATCTATCCTTTCACTGAATCCTCTGGAGG GTACCTCTTTGAGTACAACAGGTGGTCTGTATGTCAAGAGCCTCAAAACATCGTGCAGTGGAACATCACCCTCTTTTCCATCCTCCTTGTCTTGGGAGCAATAGAGttcattctgtgcttcattCAGATCATCAATGGCATTGTTGGAGGACTGCAAGGCGCATGCTGCAGTCATGAGGAG ACATATGGTTGCTAG